From the Theobroma cacao cultivar B97-61/B2 chromosome 2, Criollo_cocoa_genome_V2, whole genome shotgun sequence genome, one window contains:
- the LOC18607035 gene encoding uncharacterized protein LOC18607035 — MERNLGKGIMDQQKNYEQVRYNNVDARNETLGSANQRFFHDPSSNINTNIRPPDYNMSMGARPVLNYSIRTGEEFALEFMRDRVNPRQHFIQSAYGDLNSGPVYMDLKGILGISHTGSESGSDISMLNTVEKPRPQEFERKTPSVHEDKSYYDSIRSVPRSSSRNDISRGHQGYASSSASFSASTKVKFLCSFDGKILPRPSDGKLRYVGGETRIIRISRDVSWQELVQKTLAIYNQAHTIKYQLPGEDLDALVSVSCDEDLQNMMEECNVLEDGGSQKPRIFLSSSSDLEEAQYGLGGVEGDSEMQYVVAVNGMDLGSRKNSIAASTSGNNLDELLGLNVEREVDRTVTEAAATSTAALTSNAPSPTVQSSQAPSPTIQTSQPVLASPSSTYASSSQPYSEPKVRHGEVSQQLSSTPQVDGKSNVPLSAPLQYGYGSQPSNYVMPGENLVSMPFHGHVAPQAGLADEKMYMGFQVQDPEASVKEVKLKRDSSASKINEPEKVRSLDKAPPTKEPKMKRDTSLPKINETEKIRISEKEYSVPSHAYDSSVPNHISEEEASVTISVPDISSPLLPTKNFKKTQEAVQNMVASEVVTEGRKNIEDDHFYASGGPFTSGGGGSEADPDDFSRHEPSVIPQRVFHSERIPREQAEMNRLSKSDDSFGSQFLMTQARSDSSQPITESVDKIDDGNLAPQADQSVTSANPLPTNPQTVMDGLPQFEKYKDFSDKINSNIPEEGRESTKQKSELKQITVKSAADEEAAGLNHPTASQGTSIKHLEDPSLKPSDFERIEKDDNKKTGNYTKGHEHPLVWAENPIRATSNVQPAAPVSTPEQGDILIDINDRFPRDLLSDIFSKVRMSQNLYGISPFPGDGAGLSLNMENHEPKHWSYFRNLAQDEFVRKDVSLMDQDHLGFSSPLTNVEGGAPIDYSYPPLKSAGTVASGHLNPHINFGEDIRQESTGVTAANNLDLGYKSPLKGDESTHLDGPNNKVPESEYEGGKLDIQNAGISLVDLSLGDFDISTLQIIKNEDLEELRELGSGTFGTVYHGKWRGTDVAIKRIKKSCFTGRSSEQERLTVEFWREAEILSKLHHPNVVAFYGVVQDGPGGTLATVTEFMVNGSLRHVLLSKDRQLDRRKRLIIAMDAAFGMEYLHSKNIVHFDLKCDNLLVNLKDPARPICKVGDFGLSKIKRNTLVTGGVRGTLPWMAPELLNGSSSKVSEKVDVFSFGIVLWEILTGEEPYANMHYGAIIGGIVSNTLRPPVPSYCDSEWKLLMEQCWAPDPVVRPSFTEIARRLRTMSSACQTKPHGHQALSQVCK; from the exons ATGGAGAGAAATCTAGGAAAAGGCATAATGGATCAACAGAAGAACTATGAACAAGTACGATATAATAATGTGGATGCTAGAAATGAGACTCTTGGGTCTGCAAATCAAAGATTTTTCCATGATCCATCTAGTAATATTAATACTAACATCCGACCTCCGGATTATAATATGTCAATGGGAGCTAGACCAGTGCTGAATTACTCCATTCGGACAGGTGAGGAGTTTGCTCTGGAATTTATGCGGGACAGGGTAAATCCCAGGCAGCATTTTATTCAGAGTGCTTATGGTGATCTTAACAGTGGGCCTGTTTATATGGATCTAAAGGGCATTCTGGGAATTTCTCATACAGGTTCTGAAAGTGGCTCTGATATCTCTATGCTTAACACAGTAGAAAAACCCCGTCCCCAGGAGTTTGAGAGAAAGACCCCTTCTGTACATGAAGACAAAAGCTATTATGATTCCATCCGATCAGTACCTCGATCCTCTTCAAGAAATGATATTAGTCGGGGACATCAAGGGTATGCATCTTCAAGTGCTTCCTTCAGCGCATCCACTAAGGTGAAGTTCCTTTGCAGCTTTGATGGTAAAATTTTACCACGTCCCAGTGATGGGAAACTTAGATATGTTGGGGGCGAAACACGTATCATCCGAATAAGCAGGGATGTTTCCTGGCAAGAGCTTGTTCAAAAAACCTTAGCAATTTACAACCAAGCCCATACCATAAAATACCAATTGCCTGGGGAGGATCTTGATGCATTGGTCTCCGTATCTTGTGATGAGGATCTGCAAAACATGATGGAGGAATGTAATGTGCTAGAAGATGGAGGATCGCAGAAACCCAGGATATTCCTTTCCTCTAGTAGTGATCTGGAGGAGGCTCAGTATGGTTTGGGAGGTGTGGAGGGTGATTCTGAGATGCAATATGTTGTTGCCGTGAATGGCATGGACCTTGGGTCAAGAAAAAACTCAATTGCAGCAAGTACGTCAGGGAACAATTTGGATGAGTTACTTGGTTTAAATGTTGAAAGGGAGGTTGATCGGACTGTGACTGAAGCAGCTGCTACTAGTACCGCTGCTTTGACATCTAATGCACCTTCACCAACTGTCCAATCTTCTCAGGCACCTTCACCAACAATCCAAACTTCTCAACCGGTATTGGCAAGTCCATCTAGCACTTATGCATCCAGTTCACAGCCATACTCGGAACCAAAAGTGCGTCATGGTGAAGTGAGCCAGCAGCTGTCCTCCACTCCGCAGGTAGATGGGAAGAGTAATGTTCCTTTGTCTGCTCCACTGCAATACGGTTATGGTTCCCAACCCTCTAACTATGTCATGCCTGGAGAAAATTTAGTCTCAATGCCATTCCATGGGCATGTGGCTCCCCAGGCAGGTTTAGCTGATGAGAAAATGTATATGGGCTTTCAAGTGCAAGATCCAGAAGCATCTGTAAAAGAGGTGAAACTAAAAAGAGATAGCTCAGCCTCAAAAATAAATGAACCTGAAAAAGTTCGATCCTTAGACAAAGCTCCACCGACAAAGGagccaaaaatgaaaagagatACCTCACTTCCAAAGATAAATGAAACTGAAAAAATTCGGATTTCAGAGAAAGAGTACAGTGTTCCTTCACATGCATATGACAGTTCTGTTCCAAATCATATTTCTGAAGAGGAAGCATCTGTTACCATTTCGGTGCCAGACATTAGCTCACCTTTGTTGCCcacaaaaaatttcaaaaagacCCAGGAAGCTGTGCAGAATATGGTGGCCTCTGAAGTTGTAACTGAAGGGAGAAAGAACATTGAAGATGACCACTTTTACGCATCTGGTGGGCCCTTTACATCTGGAGGTGGTGGTTCTGAGGCTGATCCAGATGACTTTAGCCGCCATGAACCCTCTGTGATTCCTCAACGGGTTTTTCATTCAGAAAGAATCCCCAGGGAGCAAGCAGAAATGAACCGTTTGTCAAAGTCTGATGATTCTTTTGGGTCTCAGTTTCTAATGACTCAAGCACGTTCTGATTCTTCCCAACCAATCACAGAATCAGTTGACAAGATTGATGATGGGAATTTGGCTCCCCAAGCTGATCAGTCTGTCACTTCTGCAAATCCACTGCCTACAAATCCTCAGACTGTTATGGATGGGCTTCCACAATTTGAGAAGTACAAAGATTTTTCTGATAAAATCAACTCCAATATTCCTGAGGAGGGGCGTGAATCAACTAAGCAGAAATCTGAATTGAAACAAATCACAGTTAAGAGTGCTGCTGATGAAGAAGCAGCTGGGTTAAATCATCCCACAGCAAGTCAAGGAACTTCTATTAAGCACCTTGAAGATCCTTCCTTAAAGCCATCTGATTTTGAGCGAATTGAGAAAGATGACAACAAGAAAACTGGAAATTATACTAAGGGGCATGAACACCCTTTGGTGTGGGCAGAGAACCCAATTAGAGCAACTTCCAATGTACAGCCTGCTGCTCCTGTCAGCACCCCAGAGCAGGGAGACATACTTATTGATATCAACGATCGCTTTCCTCGTGATCTTTTGTCTGATATATTCTCAAAAGTAAGAATGTCCCAGAACCTCTATGGTATCAGTCCATTTCCTGGTGATGGAGCTGGATTGAGCTTAAACATGGAGAATCATGAACCTAAGCATTGGTCATACTTTCGTAATTTGGCTCAAGATGAGTTTGTTAGAAAGGATGTTTCCCTCATGGATCAGGACCATCTGGGTTTCTCATCTCCGCTTACAAATGTTGAAGGTGGGGCTCCTATCGATTACAGTTATCCACCTTTGAAATCTGCTGGCACAGTTGCCTCAGGTCATCTTAACCCACACATCAATTTTGGTGAGGACATCAGGCAGGAGTCAACTGGTGTTACTGCTGCTAACAACTTGGATTTAGGTTACAAGTCTCCGCTGAAGGGTGATGAAAGTACACACTTAGATGGGCCTAACAACAAAGTACCCGAATCAGAGTATGAG GGTGGGAAACTGGATATTCAGAATGCTGGTATATCTCTTGTGGATCTTTCTCTTGGAGATTTTGATATCAGTACATTGCAG ATCATAAAAAATGAAGATCTGGAAGAGCTGAGGGAACTGGGTTCTGGTACATTTGGGACTGTCTACCATGGAAAATGGAGGGGAACTGATGTTGCCATCAAGCGGATAAAAAAGAGCTGTTTCACTGGTCGTTCATCTGAGCAAGAAAGATTG ACTGTGGAGTTCTGGCGTGAAGCTGAAATACTTTCAAAGCTTCACCACCCCAATGTTGTGGCATTTTATGGCGTGGTGCAGGATGGACCTGGAGGAACACTAGCCACTGTCACAGAGTTCATGGTGAATGGCTCTCTTAGACATGTTTTGCTTAGCAAAGACAG GCAACTTGATCGTCGTAAGCGGCTCATTATTGCCATGGATGCAGCATTTGGGATGGAATATTTACATTCAAAGAACATTGTgcattttgatttaaaatgtgACAACTTGCTTGTCAACTTGAAAGACCCTGCACGGCCTATTTGCAAG GTTGGTGATTTTGGGTTGTCAAAGATAAAAAGGAATACCTTGGTTACTGGTGGTGTGAGGGGAACTCTTCCCTGGATGGCTCCAGAGCTGTTGAATGGCAGCAGTAGTAAGGTTTCTGAGAAG GTTGATGTGTTCTCATTCGGCATTGTCCTATGGGAGATTCTTACTGGTGAGGAGCCTTATGCCAATATGCATTATGGAGCAATAATAG GAGGCATCGTTAGCAACACATTGAGGCCACCTGTACCAAGCTACTGCGACTCTGAATGGAAGTTACTAATGGAGCAGTGCTGGGCTCCCGACCCTGTGGTTCGCCCATCATTCACAGAGATTGCCAGACGCTTACGTACCATGTCCTCAGCATGCCAGACAAAACCACATGGTCATCAGGCGCTGAGCCAAGTATGTAAGTGA
- the LOC18607037 gene encoding potassium transporter 11, which produces MEMASRVEIDEDSDNNKGSMWDLDQKLDQPMDEEAGRLRNMYREKKSSALLLLRLAFQSLGVVYGDLGTSPLYVFYNTFPGTIEDPEDVVGALSLIIYSLTLIPLLKYVFVVCRANDNGQGGTFALYSLLCRHAKIKTIPNQHRTDEELTTYSRSTFHEQSFAAKTKRWLERHVSRKNALLILVLVGTCMVIGDGILTPAISVLSAAGGIKVDHPNMSNDVVVVVAVVILVGLFSMQHYGTDRVSWLFAPIVLLWFLVIGGIGIFNIWKYDSSVLKAFSPVYIFRYFKRGGKEGWTSLGGIMLSITGTEALFADLAHFPVSAVQLAFTVVVFPCLLLAYSGQAAYLMTHRDHVVDAFYRSIPDSIYWPVFVIATAAAIVASQATISATFSIIKQALAHGCFPRVKVVHTSKKFLGQIYVPDINWILMVLCIAVTAGFKNQSQIGNAYGTAVVIVMLVTTLIMTLIMILVWRCHWILVLLFTGLSLVVECTYFSAVLFKVDQGGWVPLVIAAAFLLIMYVWHYGTVKRYEFEMHSKVSMAWILGLGPSLGLVRVPGIGLVYTELASGVPHIFSHFITNLPAIHSVVVFVCVKYLPVYTVPEEERFLVKRIGPKSFHMFRCVARYGYKDLHKKDDDFEKKLFDSLFLFVRLESMMEGFSDSDEYSLYGQQTERSGDGLLNNNNGNTISFNIDTTISSVDSIVPVRSPMHANLTVRSSGQVSSQTETDELEFLNSCRDAGVVHILGNTVVRARRDARFYKKIAIDYVYAFLRKICRENSVIFNVPHECLLNVGQIFYV; this is translated from the exons ATGGAAATGGCTTCAAGAGTGGAGATTGATGAAGATAGTGACAACAACAAGGGAAGTATGTGGGATTTGGATCAGAAGCTTGATCAGCCAATGGATGAGGAGGCTGGGAGGCTTAGAAACATGTACAGGGAGAAG AAATCCTCTGCATTATTGCTTCTGCGGCTTGCATTCCAAAGTCTTGGAGTGGTTTATGGCGACTTGGGCACTTCTCCCTTATATGTTTTCTACAATACATTTCCTGGTACAATCGAAGATCCAGAGGATGTTGTTGGAGCTCTTTCATTGATTATATACTCCCTTACTCTTATCCCACTCCTCAAGTATGTGTTTGTTGTGTGTAGAGCAAATGACAACGGTCAAG GTGGAACATTTGCTTTATATTCGTTGCTTTGTAGGcatgcaaaaataaaaaccattcCTAATCAACATAGGACTGATGAGGAGCTAACAACTTATAGTCGTTCTACATTTCATGAACAATCATTTGCTGCTAAAACAAAGAGATGGTTGGAGAGACATGTATCCAGGAAGAATGCGCTTCTTATTCTTGTCCTGGTTGGTACATGCATGGTCATTGGTGATGGAATACTCACTCCGGCAATATCAG TTCTTTCAGCAGCTGGGGGCATCAAAGTTGACCATCCAAACATGAGCAATG ATGTTGTTGTGGTGGTCGCTGTTGTAATATTAGTGGGTTTATTTAGCATGCAACACTATGGTACAGATAGAGTTAGCTGGCTCTTTGCCCCAATCGTGCTCCTTTGGTTTCTTGTAATCGGAGGCATTGGCATATTTAATATTTGGAAATATGACAGCAGTGTTTTGAAAGCATTTTCACCTGTGTACATATTCCGATATTTTAAGAGGGGAGGGAAAGAAGGATGGACCTCCCTTGGAGGTATTATGCTTAGTATCACAG GTACTGAGGCGCTTTTTGCAGATCTAGCCCATTTTCCAGTTTCAGCTGTGCAGCTTGCTTTTACAGTAGTTGTATTTCCTTGCCTTCTTCTAGCATATTCTGGACAAGCAGCCTATCTCATGACTCACAGGGACCATGTGGTCGATGCTTTTTATCGCTCTATCCCAG ATAGCATATATTGGCCTGTTTTTGTTATTGCTACTGCCGCTGCTATAGTTGCAAGTCAGGCCACCATATCAGCAACCTTTTCAATAATCAAGCAAGCCCTTGCACATGGTTGTTTTCCACGAGTGAAGGTTGTACATACGTCAAAGAAGTTCCTTGGCCAGATATATGTTCCAGATATTAATTGGATCCTTATGGTTCTTTGCATTGCTGTTACGGCTGGATTCAAGAACCAAAGCCAAATTGGAAATGCTTATG GGACAGCTGTGGTGATCGTCATGTTGGTAACCACATTAATTATGACTTTAATCATGATTTTGGTGTGGCGCTGTCATTGGATTCTTGTCCTCCTCTTCACTGGCTTGTCCTTGGTTGTAGAGTGCACATACTTTTCTGCTGTACTCTTCAAGGTTGATCAAGGTGGCTGGGTGCCCCTTGTTATTGCAGCAGCGTTTCTGCTTATCATGTATGTTTGGCATTATGGTACAGTGAAGCGAtatgagtttgaaatgcaTAGTAAGGTTTCAATGGCATGGATTCTTGGGCTTGGCCCTAGTTTAGGTCTAGTCCGGGTTCCTGGAATCGGACTAGTGTACACTGAGCTAGCAAGTGGGGTGCCGCACATATTTTCCCACTTCATCACTAACCTGCCTGCCATCCATTCTGTTGTTGTTTTTGTCTGTGTGAAGTACCTTCCCGTCTACACTGTCCCGGAAGAAGAAAGGTTCCTTGTAAAGAGGATAGGACCGAAGAGTTTTCACATGTTCCGTTGTGTTGCTAGGTATGGCTACAAAGACCTTCACAAGAAagatgatgattttgagaaaaaactGTTTGATAGCCTGTTCTTGTTTGTCCGGCTTGAGTCTATGATGGAAGGGTTTTCAGATTCAGATGAATATAGTTTGTACGGCCAGCAAACTGAGCGGTCAGGAGATGGTCtgttgaataataataatggcaACACGATTTCCTTCAATATCGATACCACAATATCATCTGTGGATTCAATTGTACCTGTCAGATCTCCAATGCATGCAAATTTGACTGTCAGATCGTCTGGGCAAGTAAGCAGCCAGACCGAGACTGATGaattagaatttttgaatAGCTGTAGGGATGCTGGGGTTGTGCACATCCTGGGGAATACAGTGGTGAGAGCAAGAAGGGATGCAAGATTCTACAAAAAAATAGCTATTGATTATGTATATGCATTTCTTAGGAAGATATGTAGGGAAAATAGTGTGATTTTTAATGTTCCTCATGAGTGTCTATTGAACGTGGGACagattttttatgtataa
- the LOC18607039 gene encoding peroxisomal 2,4-dienoyl-CoA reductase isoform X1 yields the protein MESPFKADIVKGKVALVTGGGSGIGYEISLQLGKHGASIAIMGRRKHVIDSAVAALHSQGVPAIGLEGDVRKDDDAARVVESTFKHFGRLDILVNAAAGNFLVPAEYLSPNGFQTVIDIDTVGTFRMCHKALKYLKKGGPGKDPSTGGAIINISAILHYGATWYQIHASAAKAAIDSVTRSLALEWGTDHDIRVNGIAPGAVDDTAGVTKLAPEEMLSKIKEKPLYKFGEKWDIAMAALYLASDAGKFVNGTVLVVDGGQWLSTPRLLSKDAVKQLSRREEIRSRAVPTGLPKSKL from the exons ATGGAGTCACCATTCAAGGCTGATATAGTAAAAGGCAAAGTAGCTTTGGTGACAGGAGGTGGCTCAGGAATTGGATACGAGATTTCATTGCAACTTGGGAAACATGGCGCCTCTATTGCGATCATGGGGCGACGCAAACATGTTATTGACTCTGCTGTTGCTGCTCTTCATTCCCAAGGCGTCCCT GCTATTGGGCTTGAGGGAGATGTTAGAAAAGACGATGATGCAGCTAGAGTTGTGGAATCAacttttaagcattttggCAGGCTTGACATCCTTGTGAATGCTGCAGCTGGAAATTTCCTTGTGCCTGCCGAGTATTTATCTCCCAATGGCTTTCAAACAG TAATTGATATAGATACCGTTGGCACTTTTAGAATGTGCCATAAGGCACTGAAGTATCTTAAGAAAGGGGGACCCGGGAAGGACCCATCCACTGGTGGAGCAATAATAAACATAAGTGCAATTTTGCATTATGGAGCAACATGGTACCAAATTCATGCGTCTGCTGCCAAG GCAGCTATTGATAGCGTTACCAGAAGCTTGGCGTTGGAGTGGGGGACAGATCATGACATTCGAGTCAATGGGATTGCACCAGGGGCTGTCGATGACACTGCTGGTGTCACTAAACTTGCACCTGAGGAGATGCTGAGCAAGATTAAAGAGAAACCGTTGTACAAATTTGGGGAGAAATGGGATATTGCTATGGCTGCTCTCTATCTTGCATCTGATGCAG GAAAATTCGTCAATGGAACGGTTTTGGTGGTTGATGGAGGACAATGGCTGAGCACGCCCCGTTTGCTGTCCAAAGATGCTGTGAAACAACTGTCTAGAAGAGAGGAGATAAGGTCAAGGGCTGTGCCAACTGGTTTACCAAAGAGCAAGTTGTGA
- the LOC18607039 gene encoding peroxisomal 2,4-dienoyl-CoA reductase isoform X2 — translation MESPFKADIVKGKVALVTGGGSGIGYEISLQLGKHGASIAIMGRRKHVIDSAVAALHSQGVPAIGLEGDVRKDDDAARVVESTFKHFGRLDILVNAAAGNFLVPAEYLSPNGFQTVIDIDTVGTFRMCHKALKYLKKGGPGKDPSTGGAIINISAILHYGATWYQIHASAAKAAIDSVTRSLALEWGTDHDIRVNGIAPGAVDDTAGVTKLAPEEMLSKIKEKPLYKFGEKWDIAMAALYLASDAVILDALGRPGSRSCIRSLDDLDFLIDSL, via the exons ATGGAGTCACCATTCAAGGCTGATATAGTAAAAGGCAAAGTAGCTTTGGTGACAGGAGGTGGCTCAGGAATTGGATACGAGATTTCATTGCAACTTGGGAAACATGGCGCCTCTATTGCGATCATGGGGCGACGCAAACATGTTATTGACTCTGCTGTTGCTGCTCTTCATTCCCAAGGCGTCCCT GCTATTGGGCTTGAGGGAGATGTTAGAAAAGACGATGATGCAGCTAGAGTTGTGGAATCAacttttaagcattttggCAGGCTTGACATCCTTGTGAATGCTGCAGCTGGAAATTTCCTTGTGCCTGCCGAGTATTTATCTCCCAATGGCTTTCAAACAG TAATTGATATAGATACCGTTGGCACTTTTAGAATGTGCCATAAGGCACTGAAGTATCTTAAGAAAGGGGGACCCGGGAAGGACCCATCCACTGGTGGAGCAATAATAAACATAAGTGCAATTTTGCATTATGGAGCAACATGGTACCAAATTCATGCGTCTGCTGCCAAG GCAGCTATTGATAGCGTTACCAGAAGCTTGGCGTTGGAGTGGGGGACAGATCATGACATTCGAGTCAATGGGATTGCACCAGGGGCTGTCGATGACACTGCTGGTGTCACTAAACTTGCACCTGAGGAGATGCTGAGCAAGATTAAAGAGAAACCGTTGTACAAATTTGGGGAGAAATGGGATATTGCTATGGCTGCTCTCTATCTTGCATCTGATGCAG TGATACTCGATGCCTTAGGAAGACCTGGCTCAAGATCTTGTATCCGGTCATTGGATGATCTGGATTTCTTGATAGATAGTTTATGA
- the LOC18607038 gene encoding uncharacterized protein LOC18607038: MEMAPFSMRGRLHKNHKMPITKKRLKLQPKRRKNGMKGMQERFERLKIEMEEISEEQRGIREGQRQVREKFEAIESECEQLKKETKFIIQQSARTQIKVVLMFKILKARDESDFSTAANLTQLLGQIVAREKEERQALSDA, encoded by the exons ATGGAGATGGCTCCTTTCTCCATGCGAGGTCGTCTTCACAAGAATCACAAGATGCCAATCACCAAGAAACGCTTGAAATTGCAACCAAAAAGG AGAAAGAATGGGATGAAGGGCATGCAGGAAAGGTTTGAGAGGTTGAAAATAGAGATGGAGGAGATCAGCGAGGAACAGAGGGGTATTCGAGAAGGGCAGAGACAAGTTCGTGAAAAATTTGAAGCAATTGAATCTGAGTGCGAGCAGttgaagaaagaaactaaATTCATAATCCAACAAAGTGCTAGAACTCAGATCAAAGTAGTTCTCATGTTCAAAATATTGAAGGCAAGGGACGAGAGTGACTTTTCCACCGCTGCTAACCTTACTCAGTTGCTTGG TCAAATTGTTGCTAGGGAGAAGGAAGAAAGGCAAGCACTGAGTGATGCATGA
- the LOC18607041 gene encoding uncharacterized protein LOC18607041 — protein MAPFSMRGRLHNNHKMPIAKKRLQSQTKTRKSGMKGMQERFKRLKTEMEEISEEQKGIREGQRQVREKFEAIESECEQLKKETKFIIQQSARTQIKLVLMFKILKAREESDFSTAANLPQWLGQIVAREKEERQALSDA, from the exons ATGGCTCCTTTCTCCATGCGAGGTCGTCTTCACAATAATCACAAGATGCCAATCGCCAAGAAACGCTTGCAATCGCAAACAAAAACG AGAAAGAGTGGGATGAAGGGTATGCAGGAAAGGTTTAAGAGGTTGAAAACTGAAATGGAGGAGATCAGCGAGGAACAGAAGGGTATTCGAGAGGGGCAGAGACAAGTTCGTGAAAAATTTGAAGCAATTGAATCTGAGTGCGAGCAGttgaagaaagaaactaaATTCATAATCCAACAAAGTGCTAGAACTCAGATCAAATTAGTTCTCATGTTCAAAATATTGAAGGCAAGGGAAGAGAGTGACTTTTCCACCGCTGCCAACCTTCCTCAGTGGCTTGG TCAAATTGTTGCTAGGGAGAAGGAAGAAAGGCAAGCACTGAGTGATGCATGA